The Takifugu flavidus isolate HTHZ2018 chromosome 16, ASM371156v2, whole genome shotgun sequence genome contains the following window.
ATTTAAGACTTAATACAATCCCGGTGAAGCTGGGATAAATCTGGAACTCATTAATCATGTTTGGGAATCTgtttgaagaggaggaggaagagagattCAGCTCGACTTCCTCTGGGGTAAGAGTTGCAAAGGGGGTCAATGAACCACCTCCTGTCCGTGGGAGAACCGGTCTGTGCGGCATCAAGAACCAGGGGGGTACCTGCTATCTCAACTCTCTGCTCCAGACTCTtctgtttaccccagagttcaGAGGTAAGGCTTAAAAACCGTTGAGATGTATCAGGGCAAATAATAACACCTGTAGTTTTTCATAACTGAGGATGTTGCATTTAATTGTAGAAGAGCTATTTAGTTTGGGGCCACACGAGTTAGGATGTCTTGAAGACAAGGACAAGCCAGGGGCTAAGGTAGGTTGTAGTACCAAATGTGATGACCTAAGCATATCTATGAATGAGATACATTTTCCATTATTCTCTGTAGGTCCGAGTCATCCCCTTGGAGTTGCAGAGATTGTTTGCCTCCCTACTACTGGTGGACCAACAGAGCGCCTCCACCACTGATCTCACTGACAGTTTTGGCTGGAACAGCACTGAGGTCGGTCTCCTTTGCTGGCCAAAAAGAGAACTCTAGCTTCAAGTTACGCTTGATTTTTCCTTTGCGGAATAAGAGTAAAGCTAGATTTGTAAGTTAGCCCTGACCGACTGGAATTCCCATAATGTCTGGTGGCATCCCACCCAACTGGAGCTCAAAGACTAGAGAAAGACcatacgtgtgtgtttgcgagagatttaaattaaataagaaATTTTTTGTGTTAGAtgtcaaaaaacacaaaaatacacagtgAAATTAATTGCACGATCCCTCCAAACGTTGCCTGAGAGGTGCTAATgtgagcagaaaaaaaatcctgtccTTGGAGTTGACACTGTAAAAACTATGCTCTCGTACGTTCTGAATTATATGCAACTTTGATGTAatattttgttgctgttgctacaGGGAACCAACCAGCATGACGTCCAGGAGCTAAACAGGATTCTGTTCAGCGCTCTAGAGCACTCTCTTGTGGGCACCAGTCGTAGTACTTTTATCCAACAGCTGTACCACGGGACTATTGTCAACAGCATTGTGTGTAAAGAGTGTGGGAGCATCAGCCagagacaggtgtgtgtctgtgtaatgtGAATCAGTCAAAGAGCGATGAAGATGAAGTTAATACtgtgtattttgtttatttaatagGAGGACTTCCTAGATCTGAcggtttgtgtttgtggcttGTCTAGTCTGGAGGATGCATTGTGGAACATGTTTGTGGAGGAAGAATTGTTTGAGGGCAATAACTTATATCGCTGTGCACAGTGTGACAGGCTGGTAACTGCCGCAAAGGTCAGTGTCAGACGCTAGGCTGTTTAAGCACTATAGTAAATCTGTAAAATACTTTGTATATATTACatttatgttaaataaataatcagaCCATATTTAAAATGCCAAATTTTCTTCAAGATTTTAATTCAAATATTCTTTTTTCAAAACCAAGAAAtatctgctttgttttcccttATTAaccttaattttttttctttcttcagtctGCTAAGCTTACGAAGCTTCCTCCATTCATGACTATATCATTGCTAAGATTCAGCTTTGACTTTGCCAAATGTGAACGATATAAAGAGACGGGACGCTACAGTTTCCCCCTCTCCATCGACCTGCAGCCATTTTGTGAACAGGTGCTCGGCCTTCTTCATTTACTTATCATTGGTTGGTTGTCTCTTATCGTTGTTGTCTCTTCCTAGCATTATAGATAAATAGCAAactataatagtaataacaaactaaaatgtcatttcattttccaGACTGTTGGAGATGAGTGCAGTTACAGCTATGAGCTGTTTTCTGTGATTATCCACAAAGGTGGTTGCTATGGGGGCCATTACCATGTTTACATCAGGGACATTGATGAGCTTGGCCAATGGGAGCCACCGGTAAAGACAAAGGAAACTGCAAGAACAAAAATGGGCACATGATGTATAGTATAACATAATTAATTATTACTTTCAGGAGGAGGAATACAAACCCAAGTGTCAGAAGAAAGCTAAGAAAGAGGTTAATACAGACACGTGTGAGCCAAAACTACACGAAGATGACCCTTTATCCGTCATCACTGCCTTAATTGCCCAGGTAGTGTAATATATTTAGGATGCATTTGTGCAGTTTAGCTCAGTTTTTATTAATTAGTTGATGTTCTTTTTGTGTCCACTAGGAGCCATCAAAGAGTGTTCTTTTGGACCAGCTGGGCCAAAAACTGATGGATAAAATTGGTTCTTCTTGGAGCAAAAAGTTCAGGAAACAATACGGTCCCATAGGAAAGGTGATTTagtcaccttttttttaatgctctctgtgtttgggttttcttttgGAGGGATCCCTTTTGTAATGCCTTAATTTCCTTCTCTGCTTAGTTCCTGCAGTCTCACAATGATCTTTTCATGTTGGTGTCAAATGGTACTCGAGTGGCATTGAAAGCTAATCCCCCAAGTCCTCTCACTGAGCCCCCTGGCCCAGGAGAACAGATCACTCACTCTGGACCCTTATCAcctgcagagaccagagacccTGGATCTAAGGAGCAGGTATTACACGAGTAGCAACATAATCAAGAAATCCCAAGGAAACATTAAGGGAAAACACAAATGCGCTGTGTAATTCTGTTTATAAGCTATAACCTTGCTGGACATGTTGATGACTTTTCTTCGCCGTTTCTCACggcctctcttcctgtctgacagCAGGGTAGCCACTGGTTTGACTTGAATGACTCCGCAGTGACTTCCATCAGGGAGGCTGACATAGAGAAGCAGTTCCAGGGAAAAGAGAGTGCATACATGCTGTTCtacagaaaaacacagctgCACAGACCCAGTGAAGGTGAGGGGCTCCCTGTGTCGTGTGAGTATTGGGAAAGTTTTAGAAGAATGGGGTGAAAATAGGATTTGGTTATTTTCTATTTAACTCTTAGTAGTTTTTCTAATGTAGTGAAACAAACTGCAATCTTTCTACATTTGCAGCTCTGCACAATCCCCAATATAAAGTTCCCCTTCACCTCATCCAAATGGCTAATGAAGAGAACATCAAACTGCAGAAAACACGGTACAGACACATTCACATAGCAAACTTTTAGGTTCACACTTAATAACAACCAAGAAGACTTAAGCATTTAAATTCATCTTGTTTTTTATAGGGAAGAGTTTGAAGCTGCTAATAACACCGTGGAGCTGCGCCTCCACCTGGCACCCAGTTACAGGCTAGAAAATGGTGCACTGCAACTAGTTGCCAAAGAGCAGGACTGGAGCACCACTCTGAGTTTCGACTGCAGAAAAACTGTGGGAGACCTGCGTTTAGCCATTTATCAGGTAGTGTGATTTCCCGAGACTCCCTGAAAAGAATGAaacttggtttttattttctggaaATATGGGTGTTTCCATAGAAGCAGGAGCTGTGGAAAGGTGATGTGGCTCTGACAGTGGCCAAAAGCCATCCAGCTGGATTGCATCTCTACAACACGCTCACCGGTGAGATGATTACAGgtagagcagagaggaagtttTACAGCATAATTATTAGCTGTGGCTCTGTTTACAGATGATGAGGTCTCTCTGTATGGTGCAGGGATTCACACAAACTCTGACTTGTTTGTGTGGAATGGCAAAGAGGTGAGAGAAAGActttgcaataaaaaaaaaccattctgTTTCTTAATTCCTGTTTTTAACTTGTCAGGTTTGTGGAGCAAATATCCAAACTGGAGCTGAGTGGGAGCCAGTGTTGTTGACTGTGGTCCGTCCATTCCTCGGTGCTGTGGGGTATTCAGGGGTCAAGGACGGggaagagggtgaggaaggaagaggagatttTGAAAATGGAGGGCCAGGACTCAAAAGGGAGATGAGGGGATTTGCAGGTGCTGTGACTCTTGGGGAGGTGAGGGAGGCTTTGGGGGAGCCAAGGGAGACTCTGCTCTGCCAGGAATGtaaagcaggagagggaggcaaGCAGggggcaggagaaggaggaggggggagtggaTGGAGGTTGTTCCCCCCTGCTGACATGCAGCGGACCTTAAAAGAGCTGTCACTGAAAGATGGAGACTCCCTGTTGGTGCTGGAGCCGCAGTCACTGAACAGCAGGTAGAAGAAACGTCTTCCATATTCgctaaatgctgctttttttttaagcagttCGCTAAACTGTCATTTGATTCGTTTTGCTCAGCGTTTTCACCCTGAACGAAGACATCGTCACTGTGACCACACCGTCCGACTGCCGCTGGCTGCAGGTGGAATATCAGCcgcctggaggagggggagcggaGAAACAAGAGAAGATGAGAATCAGGGTTCCTGCTTCAGGAAATATggtcagttttttttgtttgttttgagcaGCTTGTTCTTGTTGTTATCTTCAGTGACGTTGAATCTGTCTGCGCCAGTTGTTGGGCGAGGTGAAACAAAGGGCTGTAGAGGAGCTGCGTTTACAAGAGCAACCCCCAGGTAAACTGGTGCAAAAATCCAGACCGATGTCAGATTACATTaagattacattttttttcGTTGAATAAACTTTTGTATTCTCATTGAACAGATTCACAGTTCTGTCTGAGGCAGGTGGACTGCTCAGGGAAACTCCTTCCTCCAGGTactgtgtcattttttttttttacctgaagGCGATTTTATAAAAAAGTTTCATATAGCCTATGAGCTAAAAGTCCCTACACTCCCCACCCCTAAATGTTAAGACTTAATTAAACTCTGCCTGTCTTTATGTTTAATGTTGCATATTAGCCCTTCCTTTTATAAATCCTCTTTTAATGATTCCACTTTGAAGTGTTAAGATGTTTTTTCAAGTGTACTTGTCTTACGTTGCTTCACCCAACAGTGTGTGAAGAACTGAGTGTTCGTGATGCAGGGGTGCGACTCATGACCACACTCACTCTCTGTCCGGGAAATGCCCCTAAGGCATCACAGGTgtgtcttccttttttttttttttttttttgaacgcTTCACTAAATTCTTTGTACTTGCACCTGCAGAGTCGAATATCAGAGGACCTGCAAGTGCATGTTAGCCCCTCATATCCTACATTTTATAAGCAGGCCAAAGTTACAAGCTTTTAAATGCTTGGTT
Protein-coding sequences here:
- the usp40 gene encoding ubiquitin carboxyl-terminal hydrolase 40 isoform X1; this encodes MFGNLFEEEEEERFSSTSSGVRVAKGVNEPPPVRGRTGLCGIKNQGGTCYLNSLLQTLLFTPEFREELFSLGPHELGCLEDKDKPGAKVRVIPLELQRLFASLLLVDQQSASTTDLTDSFGWNSTEGTNQHDVQELNRILFSALEHSLVGTSRSTFIQQLYHGTIVNSIVCKECGSISQRQEDFLDLTVCVCGLSSLEDALWNMFVEEELFEGNNLYRCAQCDRLVTAAKSAKLTKLPPFMTISLLRFSFDFAKCERYKETGRYSFPLSIDLQPFCEQTVGDECSYSYELFSVIIHKGGCYGGHYHVYIRDIDELGQWEPPEEEYKPKCQKKAKKEVNTDTCEPKLHEDDPLSVITALIAQEPSKSVLLDQLGQKLMDKIGSSWSKKFRKQYGPIGKFLQSHNDLFMLVSNGTRVALKANPPSPLTEPPGPGEQITHSGPLSPAETRDPGSKEQQGSHWFDLNDSAVTSIREADIEKQFQGKESAYMLFYRKTQLHRPSEGEGLPVSSLHNPQYKVPLHLIQMANEENIKLQKTREEFEAANNTVELRLHLAPSYRLENGALQLVAKEQDWSTTLSFDCRKTVGDLRLAIYQKQELWKGDVALTVAKSHPAGLHLYNTLTDDEVSLYGAGIHTNSDLFVWNGKEVCGANIQTGAEWEPVLLTVVRPFLGAVGYSGVKDGEEGEEGRGDFENGGPGLKREMRGFAGAVTLGEVREALGEPRETLLCQECKAGEGGKQGAGEGGGGSGWRLFPPADMQRTLKELSLKDGDSLLVLEPQSLNSSVFTLNEDIVTVTTPSDCRWLQVEYQPPGGGGAEKQEKMRIRVPASGNMLLGEVKQRAVEELRLQEQPPDSQFCLRQVDCSGKLLPPVCEELSVRDAGVRLMTTLTLCPGNAPKASQLFLHFSVGSAPPAGVEMDIIMEETCTVKECLHSILDLVKLDGTCWHLRRLDWCEDVGEPLMDEDASLSELKISNGETLIVTEGLLPPKGFLKLSVWLHVDQSNSTEDFMHADNGHAQEDMLETVGETGHPPSLNVGNMVKLRSIGQVEISDEASLEDLKTQMLTLSALQDVCVPTAAFVRVWLLEGQKLVRILRGKHHTLRKLKLSTGTDLCVQQLVKDEDLGPKEVLLYIKMGVPGERCYYPPEELIWDASHDSCPRSLRAAVAALYGLSPDSLLLAKQQLEKWSWEEISNWNQQVSKKKRKKKTESLLGAPFYLKDGDTIGVKNLLIDSNRVFSTPDDEEGQRKLKDQAEQQRKGRQVSGPDGVGPLGKNGTTKSRKPEVALSINVGVFR
- the usp40 gene encoding ubiquitin carboxyl-terminal hydrolase 40 isoform X4, which encodes MFGNLFEEEEEERFSSTSSGVRVAKGVNEPPPVRGRTGLCGIKNQGGTCYLNSLLQTLLFTPEFREELFSLGPHELGCLEDKDKPGAKVRVIPLELQRLFASLLLVDQQSASTTDLTDSFGWNSTEGTNQHDVQELNRILFSALEHSLVGTSRSTFIQQLYHGTIVNSIVCKECGSISQRQEDFLDLTVCVCGLSSLEDALWNMFVEEELFEGNNLYRCAQCDRLVTAAKSAKLTKLPPFMTISLLRFSFDFAKCERYKETGRYSFPLSIDLQPFCEQTVGDECSYSYELFSVIIHKGGCYGGHYHVYIRDIDELGQWEPPEEEYKPKCQKKAKKEVNTDTCEPKLHEDDPLSVITALIAQEPSKSVLLDQLGQKLMDKIGSSWSKKFRKQYGPIGKFLQSHNDLFMLVSNGTRVALKANPPSPLTEPPGPGEQITHSGPLSPAETRDPGSKEQQGSHWFDLNDSAVTSIREADIEKQFQGKESAYMLFYRKTQLHRPSEALHNPQYKVPLHLIQMANEENIKLQKTREEFEAANNTVELRLHLAPSYRLENGALQLVAKEQDWSTTLSFDCRKTVGDLRLAIYQKQELWKGDVALTVAKSHPAGLHLYNTLTDDEVSLYGAGIHTNSDLFVWNGKEVCGANIQTGAEWEPVLLTVVRPFLGAVGYSGVKDGEEGEEGRGDFENGGPGLKREMRGFAGAVTLGEVREALGEPRETLLCQECKAGEGGKQGAGEGGGGSGWRLFPPADMQRTLKELSLKDGDSLLVLEPQSLNSSVFTLNEDIVTVTTPSDCRWLQVEYQPPGGGGAEKQEKMRIRVPASGNMLLGEVKQRAVEELRLQEQPPDSQFCLRQVDCSGKLLPPVCEELSVRDAGVRLMTTLTLCPGNAPKASQLFLHFSVGSAPPAGVEMDIIMEETCTVKECLHSILDLVKLDGTCWHLRRLDWCEDVGEPLMDEDASLSELKISNGETLIVTEGLLPPKGFLKLSVWLHVDQSNSTEDFMHADNGHAQEDMLETVGETGHPPSLNVGNMVKLRSIGQVEISDEASLEDLKTQMLTLSALQDVCVPTAAFVRVWLLEGQKLVRILRGKHHTLRKLKLSTGTDLCVQQLVKDEDLGPKEVLLYIKMGVPGERCYYPPEELIWDASHDSCPRSLRAAVAALYGLSPDSLLLAKQQLEKWSWEEISNWNQQVSKKKRKKKTESLLGAPFYLKDGDTIGVKNLLIDSNRVFSTPDDEEGQRKLKDQAEQQRKGRQVSGPDGVGPLGKNGTTKSRKPEVALSINVGVFR
- the usp40 gene encoding ubiquitin carboxyl-terminal hydrolase 40 isoform X3; amino-acid sequence: MFGNLFEEEEEERFSSTSSGVRVAKGVNEPPPVRGRTGLCGIKNQGGTCYLNSLLQTLLFTPEFREELFSLGPHELGCLEDKDKPGAKVRVIPLELQRLFASLLLVDQQSASTTDLTDSFGWNSTEGTNQHDVQELNRILFSALEHSLVGTSRSTFIQQLYHGTIVNSIVCKECGSISQRQEDFLDLTVCVCGLSSLEDALWNMFVEEELFEGNNLYRCAQCDRLVTAAKSAKLTKLPPFMTISLLRFSFDFAKCERYKETGRYSFPLSIDLQPFCEQTVGDECSYSYELFSVIIHKGGCYGGHYHVYIRDIDELGQWEPPEEEYKPKCQKKAKKEVNTDTCEPKLHEDDPLSVITALIAQEPSKSVLLDQLGQKLMDKIGSSWSKKFRKQYGPIGKFLQSHNDLFMLVSNGTRVALKANPPSPLTEPPGPGEQITHSGPLSPAETRDPGSKEQQGSHWFDLNDSAVTSIREADIEKQFQGKESAYMLFYRKTQLHRPSEGEGLPVSSLHNPQYKVPLHLIQMANEENIKLQKTREEFEAANNTVELRLHLAPSYRLENGALQLVAKEQDWSTTLSFDCRKTVGDLRLAIYQQELWKGDVALTVAKSHPAGLHLYNTLTDDEVSLYGAGIHTNSDLFVWNGKEVCGANIQTGAEWEPVLLTVVRPFLGAVGYSGVKDGEEGEEGRGDFENGGPGLKREMRGFAGAVTLGEVREALGEPRETLLCQECKAGEGGKQGAGEGGGGSGWRLFPPADMQRTLKELSLKDGDSLLVLEPQSLNSSVFTLNEDIVTVTTPSDCRWLQVEYQPPGGGGAEKQEKMRIRVPASGNMLLGEVKQRAVEELRLQEQPPDSQFCLRQVDCSGKLLPPVCEELSVRDAGVRLMTTLTLCPGNAPKASQLFLHFSVGSAPPAGVEMDIIMEETCTVKECLHSILDLVKLDGTCWHLRRLDWCEDVGEPLMDEDASLSELKISNGETLIVTEGLLPPKGFLKLSVWLHVDQSNSTEDFMHADNGHAQEDMLETVGETGHPPSLNVGNMVKLRSIGQVEISDEASLEDLKTQMLTLSALQDVCVPTAAFVRVWLLEGQKLVRILRGKHHTLRKLKLSTGTDLCVQQLVKDEDLGPKEVLLYIKMGVPGERCYYPPEELIWDASHDSCPRSLRAAVAALYGLSPDSLLLAKQQLEKWSWEEISNWNQQVSKKKRKKKTESLLGAPFYLKDGDTIGVKNLLIDSNRVFSTPDDEEGQRKLKDQAEQQRKGRQVSGPDGVGPLGKNGTTKSRKPEVALSINVGVFR
- the usp40 gene encoding ubiquitin carboxyl-terminal hydrolase 40 isoform X5, producing MFGNLFEEEEEERFSSTSSGVRVAKGVNEPPPVRGRTGLCGIKNQGGTCYLNSLLQTLLFTPEFREELFSLGPHELGCLEDKDKPGAKVRVIPLELQRLFASLLLVDQQSASTTDLTDSFGWNSTEGTNQHDVQELNRILFSALEHSLVGTSRSTFIQQLYHGTIVNSIVCKECGSISQRQEDFLDLTVCVCGLSSLEDALWNMFVEEELFEGNNLYRCAQCDRLVTAAKSAKLTKLPPFMTISLLRFSFDFAKCERYKETGRYSFPLSIDLQPFCEQTVGDECSYSYELFSVIIHKGGCYGGHYHVYIRDIDELGQWEPPEEEYKPKCQKKAKKEVNTDTCEPKLHEDDPLSVITALIAQEPSKSVLLDQLGQKLMDKIGSSWSKKFRKQYGPIGKFLQSHNDLFMLVSNGTRVALKANPPSPLTEPPGPGEQITHSGPLSPAETRDPGSKEQGSHWFDLNDSAVTSIREADIEKQFQGKESAYMLFYRKTQLHRPSEALHNPQYKVPLHLIQMANEENIKLQKTREEFEAANNTVELRLHLAPSYRLENGALQLVAKEQDWSTTLSFDCRKTVGDLRLAIYQKQELWKGDVALTVAKSHPAGLHLYNTLTDDEVSLYGAGIHTNSDLFVWNGKEVCGANIQTGAEWEPVLLTVVRPFLGAVGYSGVKDGEEGEEGRGDFENGGPGLKREMRGFAGAVTLGEVREALGEPRETLLCQECKAGEGGKQGAGEGGGGSGWRLFPPADMQRTLKELSLKDGDSLLVLEPQSLNSSVFTLNEDIVTVTTPSDCRWLQVEYQPPGGGGAEKQEKMRIRVPASGNMLLGEVKQRAVEELRLQEQPPDSQFCLRQVDCSGKLLPPVCEELSVRDAGVRLMTTLTLCPGNAPKASQLFLHFSVGSAPPAGVEMDIIMEETCTVKECLHSILDLVKLDGTCWHLRRLDWCEDVGEPLMDEDASLSELKISNGETLIVTEGLLPPKGFLKLSVWLHVDQSNSTEDFMHADNGHAQEDMLETVGETGHPPSLNVGNMVKLRSIGQVEISDEASLEDLKTQMLTLSALQDVCVPTAAFVRVWLLEGQKLVRILRGKHHTLRKLKLSTGTDLCVQQLVKDEDLGPKEVLLYIKMGVPGERCYYPPEELIWDASHDSCPRSLRAAVAALYGLSPDSLLLAKQQLEKWSWEEISNWNQQVSKKKRKKKTESLLGAPFYLKDGDTIGVKNLLIDSNRVFSTPDDEEGQRKLKDQAEQQRKGRQVSGPDGVGPLGKNGTTKSRKPEVALSINVGVFR
- the usp40 gene encoding ubiquitin carboxyl-terminal hydrolase 40 isoform X2, which codes for MFGNLFEEEEEERFSSTSSGVRVAKGVNEPPPVRGRTGLCGIKNQGGTCYLNSLLQTLLFTPEFREELFSLGPHELGCLEDKDKPGAKVRVIPLELQRLFASLLLVDQQSASTTDLTDSFGWNSTEGTNQHDVQELNRILFSALEHSLVGTSRSTFIQQLYHGTIVNSIVCKECGSISQRQEDFLDLTVCVCGLSSLEDALWNMFVEEELFEGNNLYRCAQCDRLVTAAKSAKLTKLPPFMTISLLRFSFDFAKCERYKETGRYSFPLSIDLQPFCEQTVGDECSYSYELFSVIIHKGGCYGGHYHVYIRDIDELGQWEPPEEEYKPKCQKKAKKEVNTDTCEPKLHEDDPLSVITALIAQEPSKSVLLDQLGQKLMDKIGSSWSKKFRKQYGPIGKFLQSHNDLFMLVSNGTRVALKANPPSPLTEPPGPGEQITHSGPLSPAETRDPGSKEQGSHWFDLNDSAVTSIREADIEKQFQGKESAYMLFYRKTQLHRPSEGEGLPVSSLHNPQYKVPLHLIQMANEENIKLQKTREEFEAANNTVELRLHLAPSYRLENGALQLVAKEQDWSTTLSFDCRKTVGDLRLAIYQKQELWKGDVALTVAKSHPAGLHLYNTLTDDEVSLYGAGIHTNSDLFVWNGKEVCGANIQTGAEWEPVLLTVVRPFLGAVGYSGVKDGEEGEEGRGDFENGGPGLKREMRGFAGAVTLGEVREALGEPRETLLCQECKAGEGGKQGAGEGGGGSGWRLFPPADMQRTLKELSLKDGDSLLVLEPQSLNSSVFTLNEDIVTVTTPSDCRWLQVEYQPPGGGGAEKQEKMRIRVPASGNMLLGEVKQRAVEELRLQEQPPDSQFCLRQVDCSGKLLPPVCEELSVRDAGVRLMTTLTLCPGNAPKASQLFLHFSVGSAPPAGVEMDIIMEETCTVKECLHSILDLVKLDGTCWHLRRLDWCEDVGEPLMDEDASLSELKISNGETLIVTEGLLPPKGFLKLSVWLHVDQSNSTEDFMHADNGHAQEDMLETVGETGHPPSLNVGNMVKLRSIGQVEISDEASLEDLKTQMLTLSALQDVCVPTAAFVRVWLLEGQKLVRILRGKHHTLRKLKLSTGTDLCVQQLVKDEDLGPKEVLLYIKMGVPGERCYYPPEELIWDASHDSCPRSLRAAVAALYGLSPDSLLLAKQQLEKWSWEEISNWNQQVSKKKRKKKTESLLGAPFYLKDGDTIGVKNLLIDSNRVFSTPDDEEGQRKLKDQAEQQRKGRQVSGPDGVGPLGKNGTTKSRKPEVALSINVGVFR